GGACTGCGCGCAAGTCGCCAGCACAGCGCGTGCTCGCGGCCCCCTCCCCCAACGACAAGTACCTTCACGCCGTCTCCTCCCGGCCGACCCGGAGCTCAGTGCCGAAAATGCCGCACGCCGGTGCAGAGCAACACCAGCCCGTGCTCATTGGCCGCGGCGATGACTTCCTCGTCACGCAGCGAGCCTCCCGGCTGAACCACCGCGGCGACGCCGGCGGCCGCCGCGCGGTCGATCCCATCGCGGAAGGGGAAGAATGCGTCCGATGCCAGCGCGCAACCCTCGAGCGGCAAACGCGCCTTGTGCACGGCGAGCTCCACCGAGTCGACCCGCGACATCTGGCCCGCACCGACGCCGAGCAGCTGACCGTCCTTGACCAAGACGATCGCGTTGCTCTTGACGTGCTTGGCAATCACCCAGCCGAGCTGCAAATCGGCGAGCTGCTGCGCACTCGCGGCGCGCTGGCTGCGCTGCGCGGCGGCCGCCAACGACTCCAGGGCCTGGTCGTCGTCCTGCAGCAGCAGACCACCGAGCGCGCTGCGCCAGCGCCCCGCCGCAGGTCCCGCCGCGGACCGCGCCCGCGCCCGCAGCAGGCGGACCTTCTTCTTCTTGCCGAGCAGCGCGAGGGCCTCATCACTGAAGGCCGGGGCGATCACGGCCTCGAGGAAAAGCTCATTGAGCTGGAGCGCCAGCGCCTCATCGACCGCCTCGTTGCAGCCGACGATGCCACCGAACGCACTCGCGGGATCCGTCGCGAGCGCGCGCTGGAAGGCCTCCGCGACGGCGCCCGGGGCCGCCGTCGCCGCACCGCAGGGGTTCGTGTGCTTGACGATGCAGACGCCGCAGCGTGGGAGCTCGGCCGCGAGGCTCCAGGCCGCATCCGCGTCGAGCAGGTTGTTGTAGCTCAGCTCCTTGCCCTGAAGCTGCTGGTAGGGCAGGACCGGCCGCGGGTCGATGGCGCTCGCAGGCAGATAGAACGCCGCCGCCTGATGCGGGTTCTCCCCGTAGCGCAGCGCCTGCGCGCGCCGCAACTGAACCGACAGCACCTCTGGCCAACCCGGCTCCGGCGCCGTCGCCCGCTGCAGATAGTTGCTGATCGCAGCGTCGTAGGCGGCCGTATAGCCGAAGGCGCGGGTCGCTAACCGCTGGCGCAGGAGCGCTCCCACCTCGCCGTCGCTTGCGTCCAGCTCGGCAAGCAGCGGCACGTAATCCTCCGCGTCGACCACCACCGCCACGCGCTCGTGGTTTTTCGCCGCCGCTCGAATGAGCGAGGGGCCACCGATGTCGATCTGCTCGATGGCCTCGGCCAGCGTCGTCTCGGCGCGCGCCACAGTCTGCTCGAAGGGGTAGAGGTTGACGACGACCAGGTCGATCCGCGCCATCCCGTGCTCGGCGCATTGCCGATCGTGCTCGGCGGTCGCTCGCGCCAGGATCCCGCCGAAGATCTTGGGGTGAAGGGTCTTGACGCGCCCGTCGAGGACCTCGGGCGCACCCGTGTAGTCGGAGACCGCGGTTACCGGCACCTCGTGCTGGCGCAGCAGCGCCGCGGTCCCGCCCGAGGAAATGAGCTCCACCCCACGCCGCCGCAGGGCCCGCGCGAAGTCGACCAACCCGCTCTTGTCGGAGACGCTGAGCAGCGCCCGCTCGATTCGCGCCATGGTGCACCCTCCTCCCCGCCTCGCCTCTTGCGGGGGTGCAACCTAGCAACGCGCTTCCGACGGGGTCAAGCGCCAGCGCGCCGGGGTCGAGGCAGGGCGCCGCGGCCCGCGACGGCGTCGCTGTGGCGTCATGGCGTCAGCGCCGGCAAGGGGCTGCGGGCGTCGCGGGGCAGGCGGCCGAGGCATGCCTAACCGGGGGCGATGTCCCCTCCTCGGCGCTCATCTTCAGCTTGAGCAGGCCTCGGACCTCGACCTGGCGGATGCGCTCGCGCGTCAGGTTCATGATCTCGCCGACATCCTCGAGCGTGATCCCGCCGCGACCCGCGATGTCGAGCGCGC
This genomic stretch from Pseudomonadota bacterium harbors:
- the purH gene encoding bifunctional phosphoribosylaminoimidazolecarboxamide formyltransferase/IMP cyclohydrolase; amino-acid sequence: MARIERALLSVSDKSGLVDFARALRRRGVELISSGGTAALLRQHEVPVTAVSDYTGAPEVLDGRVKTLHPKIFGGILARATAEHDRQCAEHGMARIDLVVVNLYPFEQTVARAETTLAEAIEQIDIGGPSLIRAAAKNHERVAVVVDAEDYVPLLAELDASDGEVGALLRQRLATRAFGYTAAYDAAISNYLQRATAPEPGWPEVLSVQLRRAQALRYGENPHQAAAFYLPASAIDPRPVLPYQQLQGKELSYNNLLDADAAWSLAAELPRCGVCIVKHTNPCGAATAAPGAVAEAFQRALATDPASAFGGIVGCNEAVDEALALQLNELFLEAVIAPAFSDEALALLGKKKKVRLLRARARSAAGPAAGRWRSALGGLLLQDDDQALESLAAAAQRSQRAASAQQLADLQLGWVIAKHVKSNAIVLVKDGQLLGVGAGQMSRVDSVELAVHKARLPLEGCALASDAFFPFRDGIDRAAAAGVAAVVQPGGSLRDEEVIAAANEHGLVLLCTGVRHFRH